A single window of Salvia splendens isolate huo1 chromosome 6, SspV2, whole genome shotgun sequence DNA harbors:
- the LOC121809482 gene encoding protein root UVB sensitive 4-like translates to MNVTLHTHTNSQLYCTRPVRYDPIKATKPIDPKTSLKPLAVSKPSSIPFKFNHEYQEEEKIKPLHFGRESPKKFDLPVVVHRSGTILRYYWDGHEMQLVSVGGVSQFSIWKFSSFEDGMKKVGRVCGVAIRNFFLPREVNENYMKYVKWKFLHRVFSSALQVLATQAMFRAIGMGYSRSLPSAAALNWVLKDGLGRLSRCIYTASLASDFDTNLKRVRFSTSILCSLSIGVELLTPAYPAHFLLLATIANIAKQISLACYLSTGTAVHRSFAISDNLGEVSAKSQIQTVCFDNVGLLLAATFNILFRNNQRLLAALPFVVYPIFSTIDLFGIYQSLKHVHLQTLTKDRLELIINIWVQHKYIPSPAEVSEREGINIISSKGRELLPIRVGCLNPKRKIPRLSLMTLRSLKDTDFYFICLENHSRGSRLKDHGILLSMREGAQTSDMITGLLQACYIREGLLVKTAEWENVLKACDSSDSACEWRTLMRESKQRAEADVSEMVEKMSGLGWACRNVLLSAREQARYSFMAD, encoded by the exons ATGAATGTAACGTTACACACGCATACAAATTCACAACTGTATTGCACAAGGCCCGTAAGATATGACCCCATCAAAGCTACCAAACCCATTGACCCAAAAACCTCTCTTAAACCCTTGGCTGTCTCAAAACCATCAAGCATCCCATTCAAATTCAACCATGAAtatcaagaagaagaaaagataAAACCCCTTCACTTCGGCCGAGAATCCCCTAAAAAATTCGACCTTCCTGTCGTCGTTCACCGTTCAGGGACGATTTTGAGGTACTATTGGGATGGACATGAGATGCAATTAGTCTCTGTTGGCGGAGTTAGCCAGTTTTCTATATGGAAATTTTCGAGTTTCGAAGATGGGATGAAGAAAGTGGGCAGAGTTTGTGGGGTTGCGATTAGGAACTTTTTCCTTCCTAGGGAAGTGAATGAGAACTACATGAAGTATGTGAAGTGGAAATTCTTGCATAGAGTTTTCAGCTCCGCTTTGCAAGTGCTTGCTACTCAG GCGATGTTTCGGGCAATAGGTATGGGTTATTCTCGCTCACTACCATCAGCTGCAGCCCTAAATTGGGTTTTGAAGGATGGCCTTGGGCGGCTTAGTAGATGCATTTACACTGCTAGCCTTGCTTCAGATTTTGATACTAATCTCAAG AGAGTTAGGTTCTCAACTTCTATTCTGTGTAGCCTGAGCATTGGTGTTGAGTTGCTGACTCCTGCCTACCCCGCACACTTTCTTCTTCTTGCAACGATAGCCAATATTGCTAAGCAAATAAGCCTGGCTTGCTACTTATCAACTGGT ACTGCTGTTCACAGAAGCTTTGCCATCTCAGACAATCTTGGTGAAGTTTCTGCAAAGTCCCAG ATTCAAACAGTGTGCTTTGATAATGTTGGCCTTCTGCTTGCTGCAACCTTCAACATTTTGTTCAGAAACAATCAGAG ATTGTTGGCAGCTCTACCATTTGTTGTGTATCCTATCTTCTCCACCATTGACCTTTTCGGGATTTACCAATCGCTGAAACATGTTCATCTGCAAACATTGACCAAG GATAGGCTTGAGTTGATAATAAACATCTGGGTTCAGCATAAATATATCCCTTCACCAGCTGAAGTGAGTGAGAGGGAAGGCATTAATATCATATCAAGCAAAG GCAGGGAGCTGCTGCCTATTAGAGTTGGTTGCTTGAATCCCAAGAGGAAAATACCAAGGCTATCGCTGATGACATTACGATCTTTAAAGGATACAGATTTCTACTTTATTTGCTTGGAGAaccacagcagaggatccaGACTAAAGGAT CATGGAATTCTTCTATCTATGCGGGAAGGGGCTCAAACTTCAGATATGATAACAGGATTATTGCAG GCTTGTTACATTCGGGAGGGTCTCCTAGTTAAAACGGCGGAGTGGGAAAATGTTTTAAAAGCTTGTGATTCATCAGATTCGGCATGTGAATGGCGTACACTAATGAGAGAGAGCAAGCAACGTGCAGAAGCGGATGTTAGTGAAATGGTGGAGAAGATGTCGGGACTGGGATGGGCGTGCAGAAATGTTCTTCTCAGCGCTCGGGAGCAGGCAAGATATAGTTTTATGGCTGATTGA
- the LOC121808810 gene encoding protein JINGUBANG-like, translated as MMNNSDSSPPKRATTFSSWLNLDPFLFRGAGQRSFRYLPAPSLEYHHHTRLLGSLIRKEGHIYSLAASGDLLYTGSESKSIRVWKNQKEFSGFKSNSGLVKAIIISGERIFSGHQDGKIRIWKASRKDPTFHKRVGTMPTLRSMIKISFNPSIHDRKAHNDAISCLSLSEDKSLLYSASWDKTFKVWRISDSKCLESVTAHDDAVNALVAACDGFVFTGSADGTVKVWRRQPVGRKTKHFLTQTLLNQDCAVTALTVDPSGRFLYCGSSDGLVNYWECGTFLCHSGVLRGHKLAVLCLATVGELALSGSADTNVCVWRRDGGEHVCLSVLTGHSGPVKCLAAEEEDLEDEMGAYWRIGGGRNYILYSGSSDKSVKIWKVTQAPRAPPHLPSRPYRQMADILYGASTCKIAAAEQDHARPMFNQAS; from the coding sequence ATGATGAATAACTCAGATTCCAGCCCCCCCAAAAGGGCAACAACATTCTCCAGCTGGCTCAATTTGGATCCCTTCCTCTTCCGGGGGGCGGGGCAGAGAAGCTTCCGCTACCTCCCCGCCCCCTCCTTGGAATATCATCATCACACGCGTCTGCTCGGCTCCCTCATCCGTAAAGAGGGCCACATTTACTCCCTTGCTGCCTCTGGCGACCTCCTCTACACGGGCTCCGAGAGCAAGAGCATTCGGGTCTGGAAGAATCAGAAGGAATTCTCCGGCTTCAAATCCAACTCCGGCCTCGTTAAGGCCATCATCATCTCCGGAGAACGGATCTTCTCAGGTCACCAGGATGGCAAGATCCGAATCTGGAAGGCCTCGCGCAAGGATCCCACGTTCCACAAGCGCGTGGGCACAATGCCGACCTTGCGATCGATgatcaagatctccttcaatccCAGCATCCACGATCGAAAAGCGCACAACGACGCCATCTCATGCCTCAGCCTGAGCGAGGACAAATCCCTGCTCTACTCCGCTTCCTGGGATAAGACCTTCAAGGTATGGAGGATCTCCGACTCCAAATGCCTCGAGTCCGTCACGGCGCACGATGACGCCGTGAACGCCCTTGTCGCCGCATGCGACGGCTTCGTGTTCACGGGCTCGGCGGACGGCACCGTCAAGGTGTGGCGGAGGCAGCCGGTGGGGCGGAAGACGAAGCATTTCCTGACACAGACGCTGCTTAATCAGGATTGCGCCGTGACGGCGCTGACCGTGGACCCCTCCGGCAGGTTCCTCTACTGCGGGTCATCGGACGGCCTCGTGAACTACTGGGAGTGCGGGACATTTTTATGCCACAGCGGGGTGCTGCGGGGCCACAAGCTGGCGGTGCTGTGCCTGGCGACGGTGGGGGAGTTGGCGCTGAGCGGGTCGGCGGACACCAACGTGTGCGTGTGGAGGAGGGACGGCGGGGAGCACGTATGCCTGTCGGTGCTGACGGGGCACAGCGGGCCTGTCAAGTGCCTGGCGGCCGAGGAGGAAGATTTGGAAGACGAGATGGGAGCCTACTGGCGCATTGGCGGCGGAAGGAACTATATCTtgtatagcggcagcagcgatAAGTCCGTCAAGATATGGAAGGTGACGCAGGCGCCACGAGCCCCACCGCACCTGCCCTCTCGGCCCTACCGCCAAATGGCAGACATTCTCTACGGAGCTTCCACCTGCAAGATTGCTGCGGCTGAGCAGGATCATGCACGTCCTATGTTTAATCAGGCTTCATGA
- the LOC121806870 gene encoding uncharacterized protein LOC121806870, translating into MSDYDSDAPEEFTSEQGMQQDEEIRKVQKENKARVVREGKERRRQWAQNLTPRSLPKKDITEHVMENETREESLVNKGMLPENIVKLLAEREKKVFSSDSEDEKVEKKSKRRKTRKSGLEPVILKDIPAAQCVESSLEFLKKRKMQVSRSSAVLNNSNQALRLLSKSGLLK; encoded by the exons ATGTCGGATTACGACTCCGATGCACCAGAGGAGTTCACCTCCGAGCAG gGGATGCAACAAGATGAAGAGATAAGAAAAGTGCAAAAGGAAAATAAGGCCAG GGTAGTGCGTGAAGGGAAAGAACGTCGCAGACAGTGGGCACAAAACTTGACCCCACGGTCATTGCCCAAAAAAGATATCACCGAACATGTGATGGAAAATGAAACAAGGGAAGAGTCTCTAGTTAACAAGGGAATGCTACCAGAAAACATTGTCAAACTTCTTGCAGAGCGTGAGAA AAAAGTTTTCTCATCGGACTCTGAGGATGAGAAAGTTGAGAAGAAGTCAAAGAGAAGAAAGACGAGAAAATCTGG GTTGGAACCTgttatattgaaggacatacCAGCTGCGCAATGTGTAGAAAGCTCACtggaattcttaaagaaaagaaaaatgcagGTTTCAAGATCATCTGCAGttttgaacaattcaaaccAAGCATTGCGCCTCCTGTCAAAGTCCGGCTTACTAAAGTGA
- the LOC121809782 gene encoding thioredoxin-like protein HCF164, chloroplastic — protein sequence MASTSSATTIPQFRSSSFHSHPHPPLFVNFSSHFQNTDLRRHRIFCVNNSDPSPTEEKPESGIVAAATETTSSVGAGLPAYPTKDLNRRVAVASVLGAVGLFASARLDFGGTSLKDLSAIALPYEEALANGKPTVVEFYADWCEVCRELAPDVYKVKQQFKDKVNFVMLNVDNTKWEQELDEFGVEGIPHFAFLDKDGNEEGNVVGRLPRQYLLENVDALARGEANVPHARVVGQYSSTEARRVHQVVDPRSHG from the exons ATGGCTTCAACCTCCAGCGCCACTACCATTCCCCAATTCCGCTCATCATCTTTCCACTCTCATCCCCACCCTCCGCTCTTCGTGAATTTCTCCTCACATTTTCAGAACACTGATCTCCGCCGTCACAGGATTTTCTGCGTAAACAATTCCGATCCCTCCCCAACGGAG GAGAAGcctgaatctggaattgttgcCGCCGCGACAGAAACGACCTCGTCGGTTGGCGCTGGATTGCCGGCCTATCCAACTAAGGATCTCAACCGCCGAGTTGCGGTGGCTTCTGTGCTTGGGGCTGTTGGACTGTTCGCCTCTGCGCGATTGGACTTTGGCGGCACATCATTGAAGGATCTCTCCGCCATAGCATTGCCTTATGAAGAG GCTCTTGCAAATGGCAAACCCACTGTTGTTGAGTTCTATGCAGATTGGTGTGAAGTATGTCGTGAGTTAGCACCGGATgtttacaaagtcaaacaacaGTTTAA GGACAAGGTAAATTTTGTTATGTTGAACGTTGATAATACAAAGTGGGAACAAGAGCTtgatgaatttggtgttgagGGTATTCCCCATTTTGCATTTCTGGACAAAGATGGTAATGAGGAGGGGAATGTGGTCGGCCGCCTCCCACGACAGTACCTGCTTGAAAATGTTGATGCCCTGGCTCGGGGGGAAGCAAACGTGCCTCATGCTCGTGTTGTAGGACAATATTCAAGTACTGAAGCAAGAAGAGTTCATCAAGTTGTTGATCCTAGAAGTCATGGATAG
- the LOC121809699 gene encoding NASP-related protein sim3-like — protein MKMADAAADSIVQGLADDQNPNSVNAVIESSDGGGPAESTCNNNNNNNNNNASKISAVPNDDEREQTLEFADELMARGSKAAKDGDYAEATDCYSRALEIRVAKFGELAPECVAAYYKYGCALLYKAQEESDPLGSMPKKEGVSREDSSKESSSKLHVNGQSSDTSPAKNVEQDVKAEDEGDSESDAEDQPDGDEDESDLDLAWKMLDVARAIVEKVSGDTIEKVDILSALAEVALEREDVETSQSDYLKALSMLERLVEPDSRLIAELNFRMCLCLEIGSKPEEAIPYCQKAISVCKSRVQRLSDEAKSLPAEASTTSETGPTVLDKKSEIETLIGLCGELEKKLEDLQQLVSNPKSILSDILGGIMSAKARALEKNEPAMSSSQMGTVTTVGADSPAVSTAHTSGDAGVTHLGVVGRGVKRVVMSSTAESSPAKKPAIDTSNNGDANINAGTNEKNE, from the exons ATGAAAATGGCAGATGCTGCGGCGGATTCCATAGTGCAAGGCCTCGCTGACGATCAAAACCCCAACTCTGTCAATGCGGTGATTGAGTCCAGCGATGGTGGTGGCCCCGCAGAATCCACctgcaacaacaacaacaacaacaacaacaacaatgcTTCTAAAATCTCCGCCGTCCCTAACGACGATGAACGAGAACAGACCTTGGAATTCGCCGACGAGTTGATGGCTCGTGGCTCTAAAGCCGCCAAGGATGGCGATTATGCCGAAGCCACTGATTGCTACAGCCGTGCCCTAGAAATCAG GGTTGCGAAATTTGGTGAACTTGCTCCAGAGTGTGTTGCTGCTTACTATAAATATGGATGTGCTCTGCTGTACAAAGCGCAAGAGGAGTCTGATCCCCTGGGTTCTATGCCAAAAAAGGAGGGTGTCTCTCGTGAAGATTCCAGTAAAGAAAGTTCATCAAAACTTCACGTCAATGGCCAATCTTCAGATACCTCACCTGCAAAAAATGTGGAGCAAG ATGTGAAAGCGGAAGATGAAGGAGACAGTGAAAGTGATGCTGAAGACCAGCCTGATGGTGATGAGGATGAGTCTGACCTTGATTTGGCTTGGAAAATGCTTGATGTTGCTCGTGCCATCGTTGAGAAGGTCTCAGGCGACACAATAGAAAAGGTGGACATATTGTCAGCTTTGGCAGAAGTGGCTCTAGAAAGAG AAGATGTTGAGACTTCACAGAGTGACTACTTGAAGGCACTCTCTATGTTGGAGCGCTTGGTTGAACCTGATAGTCGGCTTATTGCTGAACT GAACTTTAGGATGTGCTTGTGTCTTGAAATTGGTTCGAAACCAGAAGAAGCTATTCCATATTGTCAAAAAGCTATTTCAGTTTGCAAGTCAAGAGTTCAGCGACTTTCAGATGAAGCAAAGAGCTTACCAGCAGAAGCATCAACCACTTCTGAGACAGGACCAACTGTTCTTGATAAAAAGTCAGAGATTGAAACACTGATTGGTCTCTGTGGGGAACTAGAAAAGAAG CTTGAAGACCTTCAACAGCTTGTCTCAAACCCGAAATCTATCCTCTCAGATATCCTGGGCGGGATTATGTCTGCAAAAGCTAGGGCTCTTGAGAAGAATGAGCCAGCAATGAGCTCATCACAGATGGGTACTGTCACCACTGTTGGCGCAGACTCTCCAGCTGTTTCTACAGCTCACACAAGTGGCGATGCTGGAGTGACACATCTAGGCGTGGTGGGAAGAGGAGTCAAGCGAGTTGTGATGAGTTCGACTGCAGAATCAAGCCCTGCTAAGAAACCTGCAATCGATACCTCAAACAATGGTGATGCCAACATCAATGCAGGAACGAATGAGAAGAATGAATAG
- the LOC121808563 gene encoding oxygen-evolving enhancer protein 1, chloroplastic-like: MATSSLQAAATLMQPGKVGRSSLQLRPAQGVSKAFGIEPSAARLTCSLQDFAHKCTDAAKIAGFALASSALLVSGASAEGVPKRLTFDEIQSKTYLEVKGTGTANQCPTIDGGVDAFAFKPGKYNAKKFCLEPTSFTVKAEGVSKNSPAEFQKTKLMTRLTYTLDEIEGPLEVSQDGTLKFEEKDGIDYAAVTVQLPGGERVPFLFTIKNLVASGKPESFGGEFLVPSYRGSSFLDPKGRGGSTGYDNAVALPAGGRGDEEELEKENNKNVASLTGNITLSVTKSKPETGEVIGVFESIQPSDTDLGSKAPKDVKIQGVWYAQLE; this comes from the exons ATGGCAACGTCATCGTTACAGGCGGCCGCCACCTTGATGCAACCCGGCAAGGTTGGCCGTAGCAGCCTCCAGCTCCGCCCCGCCCAAGGCGTCAGCAAGGCCTTCGGCATCGAACCCTCTGCCGCCAGATTGACTTGCTCTCTTCAAGACTTTGCTCACAAATGCACCGACGCTGCAAAGATCGCTGGTTTTGCCCTCGCTTCTTCTGCCCTCCTCGTCTCG GGAGCAAGCGCGGAAGGCGTGCCGAAGAGGCTAACCTTCGATGAGATCCAAAGCAAGACCTACCTGGAAGTGAAAGGCACCGGCACGGCCAACCAGTGCCCCACCATCGACGGCGGCGTCGACGCCTTCGCCTTCAAGCCGGGCAAGTACAACGCCAAGAAGTTCTGCCTGGAGCCCACCTCCTTCACCGTAAAGGCGGAGGGCGTGAGCAAGAACTCCCCCGCAGAGTTCCAGAAGACCAAGCTGATGACCCGCCTGACCTACACACTGGACGAGATCGAGGGCCCCTTGGAGGTCTCCCAAGACGGCACCCTCAAGTTCGAGGAGAAGGACGGCATCGACTACGCCGCAGTCACCGTCCAGCTCCCCGGGGGCGAGCGTGTCCCCTTCCTCTTCACCATCAAGAACCTGGTAGCTTCTGGGAAGCCCGAGAGCTTCGGCGGGGAGTTCCTGGTGCCCTCGTACCGGGGCTCCTCTTTCCTCGACCCGAAGGGCCGCGGTGGATCCACTGGGTACGACAACGCGGTGGCGCTGCCGGCTGGAGGGCGCGGGGACGAGGAGGAGCTGGAGAAGGAGAACAACAAGAATGTGGCGTCGCTGACGGGGAATATTACGCTGAGCGTGACCAAGAGCAAGCCGGAGACTGGGGAGGTGATCGGAGTGTTTGAGAGCATTCAGCCCTCGGATACGGATTTGGGATCAAAAGCGCCCAAAGATGTGAAGATCCAGGGCGTGTGGTATGCGCAGCTTGAGTAA